Proteins co-encoded in one Streptomyces sp. NBC_01283 genomic window:
- a CDS encoding peptidoglycan D,D-transpeptidase FtsI family protein, protein MNKPLRRIAIFCGLLVLALIVRDNWLQYVQADTLAKDEKNRRVTIERYGTPRGDIIVDGKPVTGSKETSGGNDLKYQRTYTNGSMWSPVTGFASQSVGATQLESIEDGILTGNDDRLFFRRSLDMLTGKKKEGGNVVTTLDSAAQKAAYDGLKGRGKGAVAALDPSTGAILALASAPSYDPSTFAGSDGEAFQKLDKNKNKPMLNRALRETYPPGSTFKAVTAAAALEHGLYDGIDSPTKSPLPWTMPNTQTELKNEGNIPCKNATLREALRVSCNTVFGKIGSDLGKDQMRETAEKFGFNEEQFVPVRSNASVFPKDMDKPQTALSSIGQFETAATPLQMAMVASAIANDGKLMEPYMVSELQAPNLDVIEKHAPKEMSRPLSEENAQKLQDMMETVVNDGTGTNAKIPGATVGGKTGTAQHGVANSENPYAWFISYAKTESGSPVAVAVVVEDSDASRDDISGGGLAAPIAKDVMKAVLDSKK, encoded by the coding sequence GTGAACAAACCGCTACGCCGGATCGCTATCTTCTGTGGTCTGCTCGTCCTGGCCCTGATCGTCCGGGACAACTGGCTCCAGTACGTCCAGGCCGACACTTTGGCCAAGGACGAGAAGAACCGCCGCGTGACCATCGAGCGGTACGGCACTCCGCGCGGCGACATCATCGTGGACGGCAAGCCGGTGACGGGCTCCAAGGAGACGAGCGGCGGCAACGACCTCAAGTACCAGCGGACGTACACGAACGGTTCCATGTGGTCCCCGGTCACCGGCTTCGCGTCGCAGAGTGTCGGCGCGACGCAGCTGGAGTCCATCGAGGACGGCATCCTGACCGGCAACGACGACCGTCTCTTCTTCCGCCGCAGCCTCGACATGCTGACCGGCAAGAAGAAGGAGGGCGGCAATGTCGTCACGACCCTCGACTCGGCCGCGCAGAAGGCCGCGTACGACGGTCTGAAGGGCCGCGGCAAGGGTGCGGTCGCCGCGCTCGACCCGTCGACGGGCGCGATCCTGGCGCTGGCCTCCGCTCCGTCGTACGACCCGTCCACCTTCGCCGGGTCCGACGGTGAGGCCTTCCAGAAGCTGGACAAGAACAAGAACAAGCCGATGCTGAACCGCGCCCTGCGCGAGACGTATCCGCCCGGCTCCACCTTCAAGGCGGTCACCGCCGCCGCGGCCCTGGAGCACGGCCTGTACGACGGCATCGACTCGCCGACCAAGTCGCCGCTGCCCTGGACGATGCCCAACACCCAGACCGAGCTGAAGAACGAGGGGAACATCCCCTGCAAGAACGCCACGCTGCGCGAGGCGCTGCGGGTGTCCTGCAACACCGTCTTCGGCAAGATCGGCTCGGACCTCGGCAAGGACCAGATGCGGGAGACGGCCGAGAAGTTCGGCTTCAACGAAGAGCAGTTCGTGCCGGTCCGCTCGAACGCCTCGGTCTTCCCCAAGGACATGGACAAGCCGCAGACCGCGCTCTCGTCCATCGGCCAGTTCGAGACGGCCGCGACACCGCTGCAGATGGCCATGGTCGCCTCGGCCATCGCCAACGACGGCAAGCTGATGGAGCCGTACATGGTCAGCGAGCTGCAGGCCCCGAACCTGGACGTGATCGAGAAGCACGCGCCCAAGGAGATGAGCCGGCCGCTCTCCGAGGAGAACGCGCAGAAGCTCCAGGACATGATGGAGACGGTCGTCAACGACGGCACCGGTACGAACGCCAAGATCCCCGGTGCCACGGTCGGCGGCAAGACGGGTACGGCCCAGCACGGTGTCGCGAACAGCGAGAACCCGTACGCCTGGTTCATCAGCTACGCCAAGACCGAATCCGGTTCGCCGGTGGCCGTCGCCGTGGTCGTCGAGGACAGTGACGCCAGCCGTGACGACATCTCCGGTGGTGGTCTGGCCGCCCCCATCGCCAAGGACGTGATGAAGGCGGTTCTCGACAGCAAGAAGTGA
- the pknB gene encoding Stk1 family PASTA domain-containing Ser/Thr kinase has translation MEEPRRLGGRYELGQVLGRGGMAEVYLAHDTRLGRTVAVKTLRVDLARDPSFQARFRREAQSAASLNHPAIVAVYDTGEDYVDGVSIPYIVMEYVDGSTLRELLHSGRKLLPERAMEMTIGILQALEYSHRNGIVHRDIKPANVMLTRNGQVKVMDFGIARAMGDSGMTMTQTAAVIGTAQYLSPEQAKGEQVDARSDLYSTGCLLYELLTVRPPFVGDSPVAVAYQHVREEPQAPSVFDGEITPEMDAIVLKALTKDPDYRYQSADDMRADIEACLDGQPVQATAAMGAVGYGGHPDDQQTAMLRPQNGGGQTSMMPPVGPDDGYDDHSRRRQKKSNTSTILLVVAGLLVLVGAILIGKWAFTGGGGGDDSIKAPNFVGEKLADAKQSAKNVDLVLDASTHKPCEKYPKGEICSQDPGANATVKKGDTISVTVSTGAPKVSVPKVIGLDIDAATKKLESPKYQFDVDTKPVESSGTPDEVLDQDPFAGTDVEKGSKITLEVAKKADKATVPDVTGKTCDEAKAQLQTNDLVGTCEEEESDSVDPGKVISQSLPPQSQADPGSTVTLKVAKKAEQATVPALTGQKLKDARKAIEDAGLTVGNIQGPQDDNALVVLSDPPANQQVDPDTAINLTTAGGNQGDNGGGNGGDDGGGTLFGGGMGFSRDSED, from the coding sequence ATGGAAGAGCCGCGTCGCCTCGGCGGGCGGTACGAGCTGGGCCAGGTGCTCGGCCGAGGCGGGATGGCGGAGGTATACCTCGCGCACGACACCCGCCTCGGACGCACCGTGGCGGTGAAGACGCTGCGCGTTGACCTCGCGCGCGACCCGTCATTCCAGGCCCGGTTCCGCCGCGAGGCCCAGTCGGCCGCCTCGCTCAACCATCCTGCGATCGTCGCGGTCTACGACACCGGCGAGGATTACGTGGACGGGGTCTCGATCCCGTACATCGTGATGGAGTACGTCGACGGCTCCACCCTGCGTGAGCTGCTGCACTCCGGGCGCAAGCTGCTGCCCGAGCGCGCCATGGAGATGACGATCGGCATCCTCCAGGCCCTTGAGTACTCCCACCGCAACGGCATCGTCCACCGTGACATCAAGCCCGCGAACGTCATGCTGACGCGCAACGGCCAGGTCAAGGTCATGGACTTCGGCATCGCCCGCGCCATGGGCGACTCCGGTATGACGATGACGCAGACCGCGGCGGTCATCGGCACCGCGCAGTACCTCTCGCCGGAGCAGGCCAAGGGCGAGCAGGTCGACGCGCGAAGCGACCTCTACTCGACGGGCTGCCTGCTCTACGAACTCCTCACGGTGCGCCCGCCGTTCGTCGGGGACTCCCCGGTGGCGGTCGCCTACCAGCACGTACGGGAAGAGCCCCAGGCCCCCAGCGTCTTCGACGGCGAGATCACGCCGGAGATGGACGCCATCGTCCTGAAGGCCCTCACCAAGGACCCGGACTACCGCTACCAGTCGGCCGACGACATGCGCGCCGACATCGAGGCCTGCCTCGACGGCCAGCCCGTCCAGGCGACGGCCGCCATGGGCGCGGTCGGCTACGGCGGCCACCCGGATGACCAGCAGACGGCGATGCTGCGCCCGCAGAACGGCGGCGGCCAGACATCGATGATGCCGCCGGTCGGCCCGGACGACGGCTACGACGACCACTCGCGGCGCCGCCAGAAGAAGAGCAACACCTCCACGATCCTGCTGGTCGTGGCGGGGCTGCTCGTCCTGGTCGGCGCGATCCTCATCGGGAAGTGGGCGTTCACCGGGGGCGGTGGCGGCGACGATTCGATCAAGGCTCCGAACTTCGTCGGCGAGAAGCTCGCGGACGCGAAGCAGTCGGCCAAGAACGTGGACCTCGTACTGGACGCTTCCACCCACAAGCCGTGCGAGAAGTACCCGAAGGGTGAGATCTGCTCCCAGGACCCGGGCGCGAACGCCACGGTCAAGAAGGGCGACACGATCTCCGTGACGGTTTCCACGGGCGCGCCGAAGGTCTCCGTGCCCAAGGTCATCGGCCTGGACATCGACGCCGCCACGAAGAAGCTGGAGAGCCCCAAGTACCAGTTCGACGTCGACACGAAGCCCGTGGAGTCCAGCGGTACGCCGGACGAGGTCCTCGACCAGGACCCGTTCGCGGGTACCGATGTGGAGAAGGGCAGCAAGATCACCCTTGAGGTGGCGAAGAAGGCCGACAAGGCCACGGTGCCCGACGTCACCGGCAAGACCTGCGACGAGGCCAAGGCCCAGCTGCAGACCAACGACCTCGTCGGCACCTGCGAGGAAGAAGAGAGCGACTCCGTCGACCCCGGCAAGGTCATCTCGCAGAGCCTCCCCCCGCAGAGCCAGGCCGACCCCGGCTCGACGGTGACGCTGAAGGTCGCCAAGAAGGCCGAACAGGCCACCGTCCCGGCCCTCACCGGCCAGAAGCTCAAGGACGCCCGCAAGGCCATCGAGGACGCCGGCCTGACGGTCGGCAACATCCAGGGCCCGCAGGATGACAACGCCCTCGTGGTCCTCTCGGATCCGCCCGCCAACCAGCAGGTCGATCCCGACACCGCGATCAACCTGACCACGGCCGGCGGCAACCAGGGCGACAACGGCGGCGGCAACGGCGGGGACGACGGCGGAGGCACCCTCTTCGGAGGCGGCATGGGCTTCTCCCGCGACAGCGAGGACTGA
- a CDS encoding class E sortase, giving the protein MAATTDNDEEQAEERSEEQQAEKPAPSRAPRPRGRGPVATAVSVFGELLITAGLVLGLFVVYSLWWTNVVADREAHKQGDRVRDRWAGGPGNLNTKDGIGFLHVPAMGNGEVLVTKGTSSKVLNHGVAGYYEDPVKSALPEDKEGNFTLAAHRDGHGAKFHKIDKIKKGDAIVYESRDKWYVYKVYSTLPETSKYNVKVLNPVPKESGAKKPGRYITLTTCTPVYTSNYRYVVWGELERIEKVDNKRTPPAELN; this is encoded by the coding sequence GTGGCAGCCACGACCGACAACGACGAGGAGCAGGCCGAGGAGCGGTCCGAGGAGCAGCAGGCCGAGAAGCCCGCGCCCTCCCGCGCACCCCGGCCACGGGGCCGGGGCCCCGTCGCCACCGCGGTCAGCGTCTTCGGTGAACTCCTCATCACCGCGGGCCTGGTGCTCGGCCTCTTCGTCGTCTACTCCCTGTGGTGGACCAACGTCGTCGCGGACCGCGAGGCGCACAAGCAGGGCGACAGGGTGCGCGACCGCTGGGCGGGCGGCCCGGGGAACCTGAACACCAAGGACGGCATCGGCTTCCTGCACGTGCCCGCGATGGGCAACGGCGAGGTCCTGGTCACGAAGGGCACCAGCAGCAAGGTGCTCAACCACGGTGTCGCGGGCTACTACGAGGACCCCGTCAAGTCGGCTCTCCCCGAGGACAAGGAAGGCAACTTCACGCTGGCCGCGCACCGCGACGGCCACGGCGCGAAGTTCCACAAGATCGACAAGATCAAGAAGGGCGACGCGATCGTCTACGAGTCCCGGGACAAGTGGTACGTCTACAAGGTGTACTCGACGCTCCCCGAGACCTCGAAGTACAACGTGAAGGTCCTGAACCCGGTCCCGAAGGAATCGGGCGCGAAGAAGCCCGGCCGCTACATCACCCTGACGACGTGCACGCCGGTCTACACGTCCAACTACCGCTACGTGGTGTGGGGCGAGCTGGAGCGCATCGAAAAGGTCGACAACAAGCGCACGCCGCCGGCGGAGCTGAACTAG
- a CDS encoding class E sortase, which translates to MTALRPERDSSGVPYDEQYASYGEPGAFEEPGAFEAAVDHLADPLTDPLPGQHPSPWFRSGPAEPEPPRQPVPPQQPEQPQEREWYDPEGYARDWYGVREPTYEELYGAYAPQQAASEVPQPQPQPPVDDETVGLRTADTRRIADPEPAHDAPLEGEGRAARRKAARKGSPRPSGSGGASGSSSATAGSAAPLSRVEARRAERARRPTTGAVVSRGIGELFITVGVLMLLFVTYQLWWTNIRAHQQANGAASDLQEKWAKGKGKPGAFEPGQGFALLHIPRLDVVVPIAEGIDKSKVLDRGMVGHYNEGGTKTPMPDAKKGNFAVAGHRNTHGEPFRYINQLEPGDPIIVETQDKYFVYKMASILPQTQPSNTSVIGPVPPGSGFTKEGRYITLTTCTPEFTSKYRMIVWGKMVEERPRGKGKPSALVN; encoded by the coding sequence GTGACCGCGTTGCGTCCCGAGCGCGATTCCTCCGGAGTTCCGTACGACGAGCAGTACGCGTCGTACGGGGAGCCTGGGGCGTTTGAGGAGCCCGGGGCGTTCGAAGCGGCTGTCGATCACCTTGCCGATCCGCTGACCGACCCACTGCCGGGTCAGCACCCTTCACCGTGGTTCCGCAGCGGTCCCGCCGAGCCGGAGCCGCCACGGCAGCCGGTGCCGCCGCAGCAGCCGGAGCAGCCTCAGGAGCGGGAGTGGTACGACCCCGAGGGGTACGCCCGCGACTGGTACGGGGTGCGGGAGCCGACGTACGAGGAGCTGTACGGCGCGTACGCCCCTCAGCAGGCGGCATCCGAAGTCCCGCAGCCCCAGCCCCAGCCGCCGGTCGACGACGAGACCGTAGGCCTGCGTACGGCGGACACGCGCCGAATAGCGGATCCGGAACCGGCCCACGACGCACCGCTGGAAGGCGAGGGCCGCGCCGCGCGCCGCAAGGCCGCCAGGAAGGGCTCCCCGCGCCCCTCAGGCAGTGGCGGCGCCTCCGGCAGCTCCAGTGCCACCGCGGGCTCCGCCGCCCCCCTCTCCCGCGTGGAGGCCCGTCGCGCCGAGCGCGCGCGCAGGCCCACCACGGGCGCCGTGGTGAGCCGGGGGATCGGCGAGCTGTTCATCACCGTCGGCGTCCTGATGCTCCTGTTCGTCACGTACCAGCTGTGGTGGACGAACATCCGCGCCCACCAGCAGGCCAACGGCGCCGCCAGCGACCTTCAGGAGAAGTGGGCGAAGGGCAAGGGCAAGCCGGGCGCGTTCGAGCCCGGACAGGGCTTCGCGCTCCTGCACATCCCCCGCCTCGACGTGGTCGTGCCGATCGCCGAGGGCATCGACAAGTCGAAGGTCCTGGACCGCGGCATGGTCGGGCACTACAACGAGGGCGGCACCAAGACGCCCATGCCGGACGCCAAGAAGGGCAACTTCGCGGTCGCCGGGCATCGCAACACCCATGGTGAGCCGTTCCGTTACATCAATCAGCTCGAACCGGGCGACCCCATCATCGTGGAGACGCAGGACAAGTACTTCGTCTACAAGATGGCGAGCATCCTGCCGCAGACCCAGCCCAGCAACACCTCGGTGATCGGGCCGGTACCGCCGGGGTCGGGCTTCACCAAAGAGGGCCGGTACATCACACTGACCACCTGCACCCCGGAATTCACGAGTAAGTATCGAATGATCGTCTGGGGCAAGATGGTCGAGGAACGACCGCGCGGCAAGGGCAAACCGAGCGCGCTCGTCAATTAG
- a CDS encoding aminodeoxychorismate/anthranilate synthase component II — protein sequence MSTEERPRRILVVDNYDSFVFNLVQYLYQLGAECEVVRNDEVELRHAQDGFDGVLLSPGPGTPEQAGVCVDMVRHCAGTGVPVFGVCLGMQSMAVAYGGVVDRAPELLHGKTSPVVHEGKGVFAGLPSPFIATRYHSLAAEPATVPAELEVTARTEDGIIMGLRHRELLVEGVQFHPESVLTEHGHLMLANWLVECGDKGAVGRSSGLAPVVGRATA from the coding sequence GTGAGTACCGAAGAGCGCCCCCGCCGCATCCTGGTCGTCGACAACTACGACAGCTTCGTCTTCAACCTCGTCCAGTACCTCTACCAGCTCGGTGCCGAGTGCGAGGTCGTGCGCAACGACGAGGTCGAGCTGCGCCACGCACAGGACGGCTTCGACGGCGTCCTGCTGTCCCCGGGACCGGGCACCCCGGAGCAGGCGGGTGTCTGCGTCGACATGGTGCGCCACTGCGCCGGCACCGGTGTGCCCGTGTTCGGCGTCTGCCTCGGCATGCAGTCGATGGCGGTGGCGTACGGCGGAGTGGTGGACCGTGCGCCGGAGTTGCTGCACGGCAAGACGTCCCCGGTGGTCCACGAGGGCAAGGGTGTCTTCGCCGGTCTGCCGTCGCCGTTCATCGCGACGCGCTATCACTCGCTCGCCGCCGAGCCGGCCACGGTTCCGGCCGAGCTGGAGGTGACCGCGCGTACGGAGGACGGCATCATCATGGGCCTGCGCCACCGTGAACTGCTGGTCGAGGGCGTGCAGTTCCACCCCGAGTCCGTCCTCACCGAGCACGGCCATCTGATGCTCGCCAACTGGCTCGTCGAGTGCGGCGACAAGGGGGCGGTCGGCCGGTCGAGCGGGCTTGCCCCGGTGGTGGGCAGGGCCACGGCGTGA
- a CDS encoding class E sortase, with translation MRVLVRTFSELCITVGTLIVLFVVYVLFWTGVKADNAMDSQIDTLQDQWAQGSVPAQADDAPSETSSPKQPPSYEDGKPFAVMYIPRFGFTWNKPVLQGTGTDVLKKGLGHYGDTAQLGQRGNFAVAGHRRTYGDPFKDFPELRPDDPVVLTDGTTWFTYRIDKKPYKTLPGDIGVIDPVPRKSGYEGPGRYLTLTTCEPEWGHSHRLIVWAHLDATQPVEAGKPEALRR, from the coding sequence GTGCGAGTGCTCGTCAGGACGTTCAGCGAACTGTGCATCACCGTCGGCACATTGATCGTGCTCTTCGTGGTGTACGTCCTGTTCTGGACCGGCGTGAAGGCCGACAACGCCATGGACAGCCAGATCGACACACTGCAGGACCAGTGGGCGCAGGGTTCGGTGCCGGCGCAGGCGGATGACGCGCCTTCGGAGACGTCGTCCCCGAAGCAGCCCCCTTCTTACGAAGACGGCAAGCCCTTCGCCGTGATGTACATCCCGCGCTTTGGTTTCACGTGGAACAAGCCGGTGCTCCAGGGCACGGGCACCGACGTACTCAAGAAGGGCCTCGGTCACTACGGGGACACCGCGCAGCTCGGCCAGCGGGGCAACTTCGCCGTGGCGGGCCATCGCCGCACCTACGGAGACCCGTTCAAGGACTTCCCCGAGCTACGGCCGGACGACCCCGTGGTCCTGACCGACGGCACCACATGGTTCACCTACCGCATCGACAAGAAGCCGTACAAAACGCTGCCCGGCGACATAGGTGTCATCGATCCGGTTCCGCGCAAGTCCGGATACGAGGGGCCGGGCCGTTACCTCACGCTTACCACCTGTGAGCCAGAGTGGGGCCACAGCCACCGGTTGATCGTCTGGGCACACCTTGATGCCACCCAGCCCGTCGAGGCCGGGAAACCGGAGGCACTGCGCCGTTAG
- a CDS encoding DUF881 domain-containing protein produces the protein MSNSADSPTGPGRRPRWRPVRLLTAAVFALAGLIFFTSFNTAKGTNIRTDASLLKLSDLIQERSHKNGKLDESNGSLRDDVESLAERDNGGTKADEARLKALEKNAGTKKLSGDAVSVTLADAPPNATAKLPGYPEPQPNDLVIHQQDLQAVVNALWQGGAEGIKVMDQRLISTSAVRCVGNTLILQGRVYSPPYKVTAVGDPEKLKTALAASPEIQNYMLYVNAYGLGWKVDDDGAMTLPGYSGTVDLHYAKPVE, from the coding sequence TTGAGCAATTCTGCCGACTCCCCCACAGGTCCGGGTCGTCGCCCTCGCTGGCGGCCGGTCCGGTTGCTGACGGCCGCCGTTTTCGCCCTCGCGGGCCTCATCTTCTTCACCAGCTTCAACACGGCCAAGGGCACGAACATCCGTACCGACGCCTCTCTCCTGAAGCTCTCCGACCTGATCCAGGAACGCAGCCACAAGAACGGCAAGCTGGACGAGTCCAACGGCTCGCTGCGTGACGACGTCGAGTCCCTGGCCGAGCGCGACAACGGCGGCACCAAGGCCGACGAGGCGCGGCTCAAGGCCCTGGAGAAGAACGCGGGCACCAAGAAGCTCAGCGGTGACGCGGTCTCCGTCACCCTCGCCGACGCCCCACCGAACGCCACCGCCAAGCTCCCCGGCTACCCCGAGCCCCAGCCGAACGACCTGGTCATCCACCAGCAGGACCTCCAGGCCGTCGTCAACGCGCTCTGGCAGGGCGGAGCCGAGGGCATCAAGGTCATGGACCAGCGGCTCATCTCCACCAGCGCCGTCCGCTGCGTGGGAAACACCCTGATCCTCCAGGGCCGCGTCTACTCGCCCCCTTACAAGGTGACCGCGGTCGGTGACCCGGAGAAGCTCAAGACGGCGCTCGCCGCGTCCCCGGAGATCCAGAACTACATGCTGTACGTGAACGCGTACGGCCTCGGCTGGAAAGTCGATGACGACGGGGCGATGACTCTTCCCGGCTACTCGGGCACAGTGGATCTCCACTACGCGAAGCCCGTGGAGTAA
- the crgA gene encoding cell division protein CrgA: protein MPKSRIRKKADDYTPPAKKATNIKLTSRSWVAPVMLAMFLIGLAWIVVFYVTDGKLPIDPLGNWNIVVGFGFIAAGFGVSTQWK from the coding sequence GTGCCGAAGTCACGGATCCGCAAGAAGGCCGACGATTACACGCCGCCCGCGAAGAAGGCGACGAACATCAAGCTGACCAGCCGTAGCTGGGTGGCTCCGGTGATGCTCGCGATGTTCCTCATCGGGCTCGCCTGGATCGTCGTCTTCTACGTCACCGACGGCAAGCTGCCGATCGACCCGCTGGGCAACTGGAACATCGTGGTCGGCTTCGGCTTCATCGCTGCGGGGTTCGGCGTCTCCACACAGTGGAAGTAG
- a CDS encoding rhomboid family intramembrane serine protease — MDQAPGSPQGPKDASRLPGCYRHPDRETGISCTRCERPICPECMISASVGFQCPECVSEGSGTGHAPTANQPRTLAGGSITDDPRLVTKILLGLNVAVFIAVLAMGDRLVNELVLIGAWPPEPFVPTEGVAEGQWYRLVTSMFTHQEVWHIAFNMLGLWWLGAPLEAALGRARYLSLYLLSGLAGGALTYVVAAPDQASLGASGAIFGLLGATAVLMRRLNYDMRPVIALLALNLLFTFTWSGIAWEAHVGGLVAGVAIAYGMVHAPRERRTLVQWGTCAVVLVVILVTVVVRTAQLI, encoded by the coding sequence ATGGACCAGGCACCAGGCAGCCCGCAGGGGCCGAAGGACGCATCGCGCCTCCCCGGCTGCTATCGGCATCCGGACCGCGAGACCGGCATCAGCTGCACCCGCTGCGAGCGTCCGATCTGCCCGGAGTGCATGATCAGCGCCTCGGTCGGCTTCCAGTGCCCCGAGTGCGTGAGCGAGGGATCGGGCACCGGCCACGCGCCCACCGCGAACCAGCCGCGCACGCTCGCGGGCGGTTCGATCACCGACGACCCGCGTCTGGTCACCAAGATCCTGCTCGGTCTGAACGTCGCGGTGTTCATCGCCGTCCTCGCCATGGGCGACCGCCTGGTCAATGAGCTGGTCCTGATCGGGGCGTGGCCGCCGGAACCCTTCGTGCCGACCGAAGGCGTCGCCGAAGGCCAGTGGTACCGCCTGGTCACGTCGATGTTCACGCACCAGGAGGTCTGGCACATCGCGTTCAACATGCTCGGCCTGTGGTGGCTCGGCGCCCCTCTGGAAGCAGCGCTCGGCCGCGCCCGCTATCTCTCGCTCTACCTGCTGTCCGGCCTGGCCGGCGGGGCACTGACGTATGTCGTAGCGGCCCCGGACCAGGCCTCGCTCGGGGCGTCCGGGGCGATCTTCGGGCTGCTCGGCGCGACGGCGGTCCTGATGCGGCGCCTGAACTACGACATGCGTCCCGTCATCGCGCTGCTCGCGCTGAACCTGCTCTTCACCTTCACCTGGAGCGGCATCGCCTGGGAGGCGCACGTCGGCGGTCTGGTCGCCGGTGTCGCGATCGCGTACGGGATGGTGCACGCGCCCCGCGAGCGGCGGACGCTCGTGCAATGGGGGACCTGTGCCGTGGTGCTGGTCGTCATCCTGGTGACCGTGGTCGTCAGGACCGCTCAGCTCATCTGA
- a CDS encoding peptidylprolyl isomerase — translation MAEQLYATLKTNRGDIEVLLHPNHTPKTVKNFVELAQGEREWVHPATGKKTTDRLYDGTVFHRVISGFMIQGGDPLGNGTGGPGYEFADEFHPDLAFDKPYLLAMANAGPGTNGSQFFVTVSPTAWLTRKHTIFGEVTDPASQKVVDEIAATQTNPRTDRPVNDVVIESVVIETRDA, via the coding sequence GTGGCCGAGCAGCTTTACGCCACCCTGAAGACCAACCGAGGCGACATCGAGGTGCTGCTGCACCCCAACCACACGCCGAAGACGGTCAAGAACTTTGTCGAGCTCGCTCAGGGCGAGCGTGAGTGGGTCCACCCGGCGACCGGCAAGAAGACCACGGACCGGCTCTACGACGGCACGGTCTTCCACCGCGTCATCAGCGGCTTCATGATCCAGGGCGGCGACCCGCTGGGCAACGGCACGGGCGGCCCGGGCTACGAGTTCGCGGACGAGTTCCACCCCGACCTCGCCTTCGACAAGCCCTACCTGCTCGCCATGGCCAACGCCGGCCCGGGCACCAACGGCTCCCAGTTCTTCGTGACGGTCTCCCCGACCGCCTGGCTCACCCGCAAGCACACCATCTTCGGTGAGGTCACGGACCCGGCGAGCCAGAAGGTCGTCGACGAGATCGCGGCCACGCAGACCAACCCGCGCACCGACCGCCCGGTGAACGACGTGGTCATCGAGTCCGTCGTCATCGAGACCCGCGACGCCTGA
- a CDS encoding DUF5324 family protein, whose translation MTRIDSVRAATGSARDSVRHAAEAVAPYAGTAKEQAVHYAHESRARLAPKVSQAAEQARVQYGAHVGPRIEQARTHVPPKVDHAAHEAAVRTRKAAKQTRKAAKQAADYSKPRIEHAVAVAQPVRDEAASRGAAALAALRGEVTPKEIQRLARKHNRRARAGRVAKGLVVLGVLAGGAVAAWKWWDKQANPDWLVEPPAATEVPDSAPLTSVDGSGQASLDPEVQAKQAESEASERDDLR comes from the coding sequence GTGACCCGCATCGACAGCGTGCGCGCCGCGACCGGTTCGGCTAGGGACAGCGTGCGGCATGCCGCGGAGGCGGTGGCCCCTTACGCCGGAACGGCCAAGGAGCAGGCCGTCCATTACGCGCACGAAAGCCGTGCCCGCCTCGCGCCCAAGGTGTCGCAGGCCGCCGAGCAAGCCCGTGTCCAGTACGGCGCTCACGTCGGCCCGCGCATCGAGCAGGCCCGTACGCATGTGCCGCCGAAGGTCGACCACGCCGCGCACGAAGCCGCTGTCCGCACCCGCAAGGCGGCCAAGCAGACCCGCAAGGCAGCCAAGCAGGCCGCCGACTACTCGAAGCCCCGGATCGAGCACGCCGTGGCCGTGGCTCAGCCCGTCCGCGACGAGGCGGCGTCCCGCGGGGCCGCGGCCCTCGCCGCGCTGCGCGGTGAGGTCACTCCCAAGGAGATCCAGCGGCTGGCCCGCAAGCACAACCGCCGGGCCCGCGCCGGACGCGTCGCCAAGGGCCTCGTGGTCCTGGGCGTCCTCGCGGGTGGCGCGGTGGCCGCCTGGAAGTGGTGGGACAAGCAGGCCAACCCGGACTGGCTCGTCGAGCCGCCGGCCGCGACCGAGGTCCCCGACAGCGCGCCGCTGACTTCGGTCGACGGCAGCGGTCAGGCCTCACTCGACCCCGAGGTCCAGGCCAAGCAGGCCGAGTCGGAAGCCTCGGAGCGCGACGACCTGCGCTGA
- a CDS encoding DNA-binding protein, whose amino-acid sequence MDAAQQETTARARELQRNWYGEPLGALFRRLIDDLGLNQARLAGVLGLSAPMLSQLMSGQRAKIGNPAVVQRVQLLQELAGQVADGSVSAAEATDRMDEIKKSQGGSVLTNTTQATTSSGAPTVKRVVREIQSLLRSVAAAGDIIDAADSLAPTHPELAEFLRVYGAGRTADAVAHYEAHQN is encoded by the coding sequence ATGGACGCCGCACAACAAGAGACGACCGCGAGAGCACGAGAGCTCCAGCGGAACTGGTACGGAGAGCCGCTGGGGGCGCTCTTCCGTCGTCTCATCGATGATCTGGGCCTCAACCAGGCACGCCTCGCCGGCGTCCTCGGTCTGTCCGCGCCCATGCTGTCCCAGCTGATGAGCGGACAGCGCGCCAAGATCGGCAACCCGGCGGTCGTCCAGCGCGTCCAGCTCCTCCAGGAGCTGGCGGGCCAGGTCGCCGACGGCAGCGTGAGCGCCGCCGAGGCCACCGACCGCATGGACGAGATCAAGAAGTCCCAGGGCGGCTCCGTACTGACCAACACGACGCAGGCGACGACGAGTTCGGGTGCGCCCACGGTGAAGCGCGTGGTGCGCGAGATCCAGTCGCTGTTGCGCTCCGTCGCGGCGGCGGGCGACATCATCGATGCCGCGGACTCCCTCGCCCCGACCCACCCGGAACTGGCAGAGTTCCTCCGGGTATACGGTGCCGGACGCACCGCGGACGCGGTCGCCCACTACGAGGCGCACCAGAACTGA